A portion of the Adhaeribacter radiodurans genome contains these proteins:
- a CDS encoding T9SS type A sorting domain-containing protein, protein MVVFYSFWRHWHTRNLIRDFSITFLIFLSFSFSTPAQNIQWDKTIGGDQMDYLYSVQQTKDGGYILGGSSESGISGDKTQSRKSKTSGADYWVVKLNADGSKSWDKTFGGTKDDQLIAVQPTPDGGYLLGGYSTSENNGNKSAPSKGGADYWIVKIDAQGNKVWDKSYGGNAGEILTLIQPTKEGGYILGGSSTSGINGDKTESSRGGADFWFLKIDTYGNKLWDKTIGSRAIDHLSAFYQTSDGGFILGGSPSADIGGEKSENSKGYNDFWVVKLNADGSKAWDKTIGGEGNEILYAILQTLDGGYILGGWSNSEPAGDKTASKKGDSDYWVVKLNAKGTIQWDKTYGGKGVDELKTMQPTRDGGFILAGDSKSDKSIDKSEDNRDPTFDDYGEHSTDFWLVKIKADGTELWDKTLGTSEFDLLTSLQQTSNGGYILGGYSSSGISGDKTEVSRGGSDYWVLKLDNHEKQTQKIFFDSIPDINYVQQKTLSLKATATSGLPVSFSVVQGPATVKGNTLTFTGQGGLVIVKATQAGNADFYPATEVNHSFMLNNSQTWSVRFGSSDGDPLTSVIKTSDGGYLAGGYSLSGKNGDKTQNSQGSADYWIVKTNRYGKKLWDKRFGGTGPDYLSRVIQTLDGGYLLAGSSLSGKNGDKTQTSQHGHDYWIIKIDAAGNKQWDKRYGGTGADRLIKVVQLKTGEYMLGGYSNSPASGDKSQNSWGENDFWLVKIRATGTKIWDKRYGGSQDETLGSFTETRDGGFLLGGDSFSEISGDKTQANRGSNDFWVVRVDKDGNKLWDKTFGGKGGEKAITVGRSHGENFFIAGSSTSGKSNDKSQDLRGNIGASDFWIVKIDAKGNKIWDKGFGGDNIDFLEAGTYTFEGSYVIAGTSYSGATADKSEENRGRSDYWVVKIDANGNKQWDKTFGGMREEEVSTVFQTTDGGLLVGGHSDSEISGDVTQPEQGRSDYWLLKISLDSLNTADNLASRTTMQELPTTSPVKVLQFYPNPFHSKVTVQFTLPQTQPVTVKIYDSQGREVKNLFQDEVQANQTYQLKWESDNNPAGLYYLQLQTPTTMIQSKLLLTK, encoded by the coding sequence ATGGTGGTTTTTTATTCTTTCTGGCGGCACTGGCACACACGCAATTTAATACGCGATTTTAGTATTACCTTTCTCATTTTTCTTAGTTTTTCCTTTTCCACCCCGGCTCAAAACATACAATGGGATAAAACCATTGGTGGGGATCAAATGGACTATTTGTATTCCGTTCAGCAAACTAAAGATGGCGGTTACATTTTGGGCGGGAGTTCTGAATCGGGTATCAGCGGAGATAAAACGCAAAGCCGGAAAAGCAAAACCTCCGGTGCCGATTATTGGGTAGTAAAATTAAATGCGGATGGCAGCAAATCCTGGGATAAAACCTTTGGTGGAACCAAAGACGATCAATTAATTGCCGTACAACCTACCCCTGATGGCGGTTACCTATTGGGCGGCTACTCTACTTCTGAAAATAACGGTAATAAATCCGCCCCCAGCAAAGGAGGTGCAGATTATTGGATTGTAAAAATAGATGCTCAAGGCAATAAAGTTTGGGATAAATCTTACGGCGGCAATGCGGGTGAAATTTTAACTTTAATCCAGCCAACTAAAGAAGGCGGGTATATTCTAGGCGGTTCTTCCACTTCCGGTATTAACGGCGATAAAACCGAATCTTCCCGGGGAGGCGCAGATTTTTGGTTTTTAAAGATAGATACCTACGGCAATAAGCTCTGGGATAAAACCATAGGTTCAAGAGCTATAGATCATCTAAGCGCCTTTTACCAGACCAGCGATGGGGGCTTTATTTTAGGGGGCTCACCTTCGGCCGACATTGGAGGAGAAAAGTCAGAGAACAGCAAAGGCTATAATGATTTCTGGGTAGTAAAATTAAACGCCGATGGCAGCAAAGCCTGGGACAAAACCATTGGCGGCGAAGGAAATGAAATACTATACGCTATTCTACAAACCTTAGACGGCGGTTATATCCTGGGCGGTTGGTCTAATTCTGAACCTGCCGGTGATAAAACAGCCTCAAAGAAAGGTGATTCTGATTATTGGGTAGTAAAACTCAATGCCAAGGGTACGATCCAGTGGGATAAAACGTACGGCGGCAAAGGGGTAGATGAATTAAAAACGATGCAACCCACCCGCGATGGCGGCTTCATTTTAGCCGGCGATTCTAAATCAGATAAAAGCATCGATAAATCCGAAGATAACCGCGACCCTACTTTCGACGATTATGGGGAGCATAGCACCGATTTCTGGCTGGTAAAAATTAAAGCAGACGGCACCGAATTATGGGACAAAACATTAGGAACAAGCGAATTTGATTTATTAACCTCCTTACAACAAACCTCTAATGGGGGTTATATTCTGGGAGGGTATTCCTCGTCGGGTATTAGCGGCGACAAAACTGAAGTTAGTAGAGGCGGTAGTGATTACTGGGTATTAAAATTAGATAACCACGAGAAACAAACTCAAAAAATCTTCTTCGATTCTATTCCGGATATTAATTATGTACAGCAAAAAACTTTATCCTTAAAAGCTACTGCTACCTCCGGTTTGCCCGTCAGCTTTAGTGTGGTTCAAGGACCAGCGACGGTTAAGGGCAATACCTTAACATTTACCGGCCAAGGCGGTTTAGTAATTGTAAAAGCTACCCAGGCAGGCAATGCTGATTTTTACCCAGCCACTGAAGTGAACCATAGCTTTATGCTGAATAATAGTCAAACCTGGAGCGTGCGCTTCGGCAGTTCAGATGGGGATCCCCTAACATCGGTTATCAAAACCTCTGATGGTGGCTATCTGGCTGGCGGGTATTCTTTATCGGGCAAAAATGGGGATAAAACCCAAAATAGCCAGGGCAGCGCCGATTACTGGATTGTGAAAACAAACCGTTACGGTAAAAAACTTTGGGATAAGCGTTTTGGCGGTACCGGTCCGGATTATCTGAGCCGCGTTATTCAAACCTTAGATGGCGGCTATTTATTGGCAGGTTCTTCTTTATCAGGCAAAAATGGCGATAAAACCCAAACTAGCCAACACGGCCACGATTATTGGATTATAAAAATAGATGCAGCCGGCAATAAACAATGGGACAAGCGTTATGGAGGAACGGGTGCCGATAGATTAATAAAAGTGGTTCAGCTTAAAACCGGCGAATACATGTTAGGTGGCTACAGTAACTCTCCGGCCAGCGGCGATAAAAGTCAAAATAGTTGGGGCGAAAATGATTTCTGGCTGGTAAAAATCAGGGCTACCGGTACTAAAATCTGGGATAAACGGTACGGTGGCTCCCAAGACGAAACTTTAGGTAGCTTCACCGAAACCCGCGACGGAGGATTTTTACTGGGCGGCGATTCTTTTTCAGAAATAAGCGGCGATAAAACGCAAGCCAATCGTGGTTCCAATGACTTTTGGGTAGTACGGGTAGACAAAGACGGTAATAAACTTTGGGATAAAACCTTTGGCGGCAAAGGCGGCGAGAAAGCTATTACCGTTGGGCGCAGCCACGGCGAGAACTTTTTTATTGCCGGTTCCAGTACCTCTGGCAAGAGCAACGATAAATCCCAGGATTTACGAGGAAATATAGGTGCATCGGATTTCTGGATCGTAAAAATAGATGCCAAGGGTAATAAAATTTGGGATAAAGGCTTTGGCGGAGATAATATCGACTTTCTGGAAGCCGGTACTTATACCTTCGAGGGAAGCTACGTAATAGCAGGTACCTCCTACTCCGGAGCCACTGCTGATAAAAGCGAGGAAAATCGCGGCCGCAGTGACTACTGGGTGGTAAAAATAGATGCTAACGGGAATAAACAATGGGATAAAACATTTGGCGGAATGAGGGAAGAAGAAGTAAGTACCGTATTTCAAACAACCGATGGCGGCCTGCTGGTCGGAGGTCATTCCGATTCGGAGATAAGCGGTGATGTTACTCAACCGGAACAAGGCCGCAGTGATTATTGGCTTCTAAAAATTTCACTAGATAGTTTAAATACTGCAGATAACTTAGCCAGCCGAACCACAATGCAGGAGTTACCAACTACCTCTCCCGTAAAGGTACTCCAGTTTTACCCGAATCCTTTCCACAGCAAAGTAACTGTTCAGTTCACCTTGCCGCAAACGCAACCAGTTACGGTAAAAATCTATGATAGTCAGGGCCGGGAAGTAAAAAATTTGTTTCAGGACGAAGTGCAGGCGAACCAAACGTATCAGTTAAAATGGGAATCCGACAATAATCCGGCAGGATTATATTACCTGCAACTGCAAACGCCAACAACGATGATCCAATCCAAGTTACTATTAACCAAATAA